The following are encoded in a window of Caldicellulosiruptor danielii genomic DNA:
- a CDS encoding helix-turn-helix domain-containing protein, with amino-acid sequence MEIYNPQPQREKIEKLTISIKEAAQMLGISYNVMLTLVHRKDFPKILAGQRRILIPKEAFIKWVNEQACQNK; translated from the coding sequence ATGGAAATTTATAATCCTCAACCTCAAAGAGAGAAAATAGAAAAACTGACAATTAGCATTAAAGAAGCTGCTCAAATGCTTGGTATAAGCTATAACGTAATGCTCACCTTGGTACACAGAAAAGACTTTCCCAAAATTTTAGCTGGGCAGCGAAGAATCCTCATACCCAAAGAAGCCTTTATCAAGTGGGTCAATGAACAGGCTTGCCAGAATAAATAG
- a CDS encoding DUF927 domain-containing protein, whose amino-acid sequence MKKLSKQINIDNYIDYEKFYSRYLHNMKKSNDKITAQCPFHDDQHNSFWFRISNGCWKCEAGCGQGNAVTFLARVEKISQKEAFKILLKEAGLSDKSEEKKGEMRYTLEDYSQEKKLPLDFLKGLGLKTCKTGVEIPYYDEEGKILRTRIRHNPKIENRFTWGKGKGTYPYGLWKISEAYKKGYIVVVEGESDTHTLWLNDYPALGIPGATAFKPEWAKYFEGLKVYISREPAGEKTDAGQTFVNKICTSIKELGVNCKVFKFTIDEYKDPSGLYLKDTTSFKENFDKILQSAEEIDLTEYEVAKENKVFSSIKYNTPQGYYITSEGIFKEIITRKGDVETVEITKTPVIISQKFIDIESARQKVELTHLCNGIKNLIVVDKEQIANSRNILELANYGVLVNSINAKNLVQYFYDFEAANLNTIPLKYTTNKLGWLKDKFIPYEDDIIVLFNGGVYEGLTTSGSLQDWIEGIRPFRYNEAFRFMLAASLSAPILKLLKQRIFLVHLWGDSRSGKTATLKAALSVWGNPEDLIVTFNATKVGLEKIASFFNDLPIGIDERQVANNQEFLEGIIYMLSLGKGKLRGSKGGGLQPLTTWHTIVLTTGEEPLSSNVSNEGVFTRTIETNLKPFESEEQARACYKVIQNNYGWIGRAWIRAIKQDKDLLQRIESIQQQLFDIITNDYPKILQSHAMALALVEAVDMVFSEIFFNEKNTEEITKVVISAIAEQQQGIDDVDIGQRAYDYIIDVISSHEQNFKDDARERWGFIQNGVVEFFPSMLEKILREQGFNPKKIYTNWEEKGLIKVTFEKDKKRYSHSKRIGEKVYRVTEIKLPKVEIPSILSGGISKL is encoded by the coding sequence ATGAAAAAGCTGTCTAAACAAATCAACATAGATAATTATATAGACTATGAAAAATTTTACAGTAGATATCTTCACAACATGAAAAAGTCAAATGATAAAATCACAGCGCAATGTCCATTCCACGATGACCAGCACAATAGTTTTTGGTTCCGTATTTCCAACGGCTGTTGGAAATGTGAGGCAGGTTGTGGCCAAGGCAATGCAGTAACTTTCTTAGCAAGAGTCGAAAAAATTTCTCAGAAGGAAGCATTCAAAATTTTACTCAAAGAAGCAGGGTTGTCGGACAAAAGCGAGGAGAAAAAGGGAGAAATGAGGTACACTTTGGAAGACTATAGCCAAGAAAAGAAATTGCCTTTAGATTTTTTAAAAGGATTAGGGCTTAAGACATGTAAAACAGGAGTTGAAATTCCATATTATGATGAAGAAGGAAAAATTTTAAGGACAAGGATAAGACATAACCCCAAAATTGAAAATCGTTTTACTTGGGGAAAAGGAAAAGGCACTTATCCATATGGGCTTTGGAAAATAAGCGAAGCATATAAGAAAGGCTACATAGTAGTTGTAGAAGGCGAATCAGACACGCATACATTATGGCTTAATGACTATCCAGCTCTTGGAATACCAGGAGCAACAGCCTTTAAACCAGAATGGGCAAAATACTTTGAAGGGTTAAAAGTTTACATCAGCCGTGAACCAGCGGGCGAGAAAACTGATGCAGGTCAGACCTTTGTTAATAAGATTTGTACTTCAATAAAAGAACTTGGTGTAAATTGTAAAGTTTTCAAATTTACAATTGACGAATACAAAGATCCAAGTGGACTTTATCTTAAAGACACTACTTCTTTCAAAGAAAATTTTGACAAAATTTTGCAGTCAGCAGAAGAAATTGACCTCACAGAATATGAAGTAGCAAAAGAAAATAAAGTTTTCAGTAGTATAAAATATAATACCCCTCAAGGGTATTATATAACATCTGAAGGGATATTTAAAGAGATTATTACAAGGAAAGGTGATGTTGAGACAGTCGAGATAACAAAAACTCCAGTAATTATTTCTCAAAAATTTATAGACATAGAATCAGCACGTCAAAAAGTAGAGCTTACACATCTTTGTAATGGCATAAAAAATCTTATAGTCGTAGATAAAGAACAAATTGCTAACTCCAGAAATATATTAGAATTAGCTAATTATGGCGTTCTTGTAAATTCTATTAACGCAAAGAACTTAGTGCAATATTTCTATGACTTTGAGGCGGCTAACTTAAATACAATCCCTCTAAAATACACAACCAACAAGTTAGGGTGGTTGAAAGATAAATTTATACCCTATGAAGACGATATAATAGTCCTGTTTAATGGCGGCGTTTATGAAGGACTAACTACAAGCGGTAGCTTGCAAGACTGGATAGAGGGCATAAGACCTTTTAGATACAATGAGGCATTTAGATTTATGCTTGCAGCGTCACTGTCAGCACCTATCCTAAAACTTCTAAAACAAAGAATCTTTTTAGTGCACCTTTGGGGTGACAGCCGTTCTGGTAAAACAGCCACCTTAAAAGCTGCTCTCAGCGTGTGGGGTAATCCAGAAGACCTGATTGTGACATTTAATGCCACAAAAGTTGGTCTTGAAAAAATTGCAAGCTTTTTTAATGACCTACCTATTGGCATTGACGAGCGACAGGTCGCAAACAATCAAGAATTTTTAGAGGGTATCATTTATATGTTGTCGTTGGGGAAAGGCAAATTAAGAGGCTCAAAGGGAGGAGGGCTTCAGCCTCTTACAACATGGCACACGATAGTTCTAACAACAGGTGAAGAACCTTTGAGTTCTAACGTATCCAATGAGGGTGTGTTTACAAGAACAATTGAAACAAATTTAAAACCTTTTGAGAGCGAGGAACAGGCGAGAGCTTGTTATAAAGTTATTCAAAACAATTATGGGTGGATAGGTCGTGCATGGATTAGAGCTATTAAACAGGATAAGGACCTTTTGCAGCGCATTGAGTCAATCCAACAACAGTTATTTGACATTATTACAAATGACTACCCTAAAATACTACAAAGCCACGCAATGGCTTTGGCACTGGTCGAAGCTGTTGACATGGTGTTTTCGGAGATATTCTTTAATGAAAAGAACACAGAAGAAATAACAAAAGTTGTCATATCAGCAATAGCCGAGCAGCAACAAGGGATTGACGATGTAGATATTGGACAGCGAGCTTATGATTATATCATTGACGTTATAAGTTCTCATGAACAGAATTTTAAAGATGATGCACGAGAACGATGGGGATTTATACAAAATGGTGTAGTTGAATTTTTCCCTTCTATGCTTGAAAAAATCTTACGTGAGCAAGGTTTTAATCCTAAAAAGATTTATACTAACTGGGAAGAAAAAGGATTAATCAAGGTTACTTTTGAAAAAGACAAGAAGAGATATTCACATTCAAAAAGAATAGGAGAGAAAGTATACAGAGTCACAGAAATAAAACTTCCTAAAGTTGAAATACCTTCTATACTCTCTGGGGGTATATCAAAGTTGTAA
- a CDS encoding DUF6809 family protein, whose translation MITLEKIQPENDLFERMFSQFTIELASCRSNEILKDQEYLKTTGTISILETKLKELLNDEALKIYTEIEELQSYLCAIYELHGYRQGFKDGARLVTKLLIE comes from the coding sequence ATGATAACACTTGAAAAGATTCAACCAGAGAATGATTTATTTGAGAGGATGTTCTCTCAATTTACAATAGAACTTGCAAGCTGCAGGTCCAATGAAATATTGAAGGACCAAGAGTATTTGAAGACTACAGGGACAATTAGCATTTTGGAAACCAAGCTCAAAGAGCTGCTAAATGATGAAGCATTGAAAATTTACACAGAGATTGAAGAACTCCAAAGTTACTTGTGTGCAATTTATGAACTCCATGGGTACAGACAGGGCTTTAAAGATGGTGCAAGGCTTGTGACAAAACTTTTGATAGAATGA
- a CDS encoding sigma-70 family RNA polymerase sigma factor, with protein sequence MQKVALTQLTEAQRQLLITDNLKLVYHIANKFMPCPSGYFYEVDDLVSEGYFGLVIAAKNFNPEKGSFSTYACKVIENRIKRSLPKYKLTAAISLDSPVSKEPDEDTAVLAEVISDGYSVESEVIRKDISEKLQRYFDILTDEEKERVLYYISTGKTPPASDKVFKSARKKLLARIRQDKIEADLDDLTVFISCPAVHVASGRLYKSSSVEAAVIAREEKRKQLEVLSSIPQLDKLRVLKQQGEQDRMKLTFAKWEVEEFIEKNWDNLTINNLRLLKDYFVLCLSHLSMVQKYGSSYREQIKRVVKKITG encoded by the coding sequence ATGCAAAAAGTAGCTTTGACACAGCTTACAGAAGCTCAAAGACAGCTTTTAATTACTGACAATCTAAAACTTGTCTATCACATTGCCAATAAGTTTATGCCATGTCCAAGTGGTTACTTCTATGAAGTGGATGACCTTGTAAGCGAGGGATACTTTGGACTTGTCATAGCAGCAAAAAACTTCAACCCAGAGAAGGGAAGCTTCTCAACCTATGCTTGCAAGGTGATTGAAAACAGAATTAAAAGAAGTTTGCCAAAGTACAAATTGACAGCAGCTATTTCTTTGGACAGTCCAGTATCAAAAGAACCAGATGAGGACACAGCAGTTTTGGCAGAAGTAATATCAGATGGCTATTCTGTTGAAAGTGAAGTTATAAGAAAAGACATTTCAGAAAAGCTACAAAGATACTTTGACATATTGACAGATGAAGAGAAAGAAAGGGTTTTGTATTATATAAGCACAGGGAAAACTCCACCTGCAAGTGATAAGGTGTTCAAATCAGCAAGAAAGAAGTTGTTAGCAAGAATTAGGCAGGACAAGATAGAGGCAGACCTTGACGACTTGACAGTATTCATTTCATGCCCAGCTGTTCATGTTGCAAGTGGCAGGTTATATAAATCCTCATCAGTTGAGGCAGCGGTAATTGCCAGAGAGGAGAAAAGAAAACAGCTTGAGGTTCTGTCATCGATACCGCAATTGGACAAGCTAAGGGTTTTAAAGCAGCAAGGAGAACAGGACAGGATGAAGCTCACTTTCGCAAAGTGGGAGGTTGAAGAGTTTATAGAGAAGAACTGGGACAATCTGACGATTAATAATCTAAGACTTTTAAAAGACTACTTTGTTTTGTGTCTTTCACATCTTTCAATGGTCCAAAAGTATGGCAGCAGTTACAGAGAGCAAATAAAAAGAGTGGTTAAAAAGATAACAGGGTAA
- a CDS encoding type II toxin-antitoxin system HicB family antitoxin, whose protein sequence is MKDKYVYPAIFEPAEKEGYIVTFPDLPGCITEGKNLEEALYMAKEALELHIFGLEEDGEEIPQPTPPEKLDIPKGAFVVPIIAYMPPVREEMANKSVNKTVTLPRWLSKAAEEAHINFSQVLQQALKEKLGIKERMKA, encoded by the coding sequence ATGAAAGATAAGTATGTTTACCCGGCTATATTTGAGCCAGCAGAGAAAGAAGGTTATATTGTCACATTCCCAGATTTACCCGGATGTATAACAGAAGGCAAAAACCTTGAAGAGGCTTTATACATGGCAAAAGAAGCTCTTGAGCTGCACATCTTTGGTTTAGAAGAAGATGGAGAAGAAATTCCTCAGCCAACTCCACCAGAGAAGTTAGATATTCCAAAAGGTGCTTTTGTAGTACCAATTATTGCGTATATGCCACCGGTTAGGGAAGAGATGGCTAACAAAAGTGTAAATAAAACTGTAACACTGCCAAGATGGCTGAGCAAGGCAGCTGAAGAGGCACATATTAACTTTTCACAGGTTTTGCAACAGGCTCTCAAAGAGAAGTTGGGCATTAAAGAACGCATGAAAGCATAA
- a CDS encoding type II toxin-antitoxin system HicA family toxin, translated as MKPKELIKILKEDGWYEVRQRGSHKQFRHSFKKGLVTVPYHNRDLDPKTLSSILKQAGLK; from the coding sequence TTGAAGCCTAAAGAATTGATAAAAATACTAAAAGAAGATGGCTGGTATGAAGTGAGGCAAAGAGGTTCTCATAAACAATTTAGACATTCTTTTAAAAAAGGATTAGTAACAGTTCCATATCACAACAGGGACCTTGACCCAAAGACGCTAAGCAGTATTCTCAAACAAGCAGGGTTAAAATAA
- a CDS encoding type II toxin-antitoxin system RelE/ParE family toxin encodes MEVRYKTKKLQKICENYKLAQKEFGQDIAKKLFQRLNELKAAKSLYDISCLPATGFHKLEGSRKGQYAVYLVHPFRLVFTSISPSENQTQNDIDLTKIIIIQIEEVIDYHGKEKR; translated from the coding sequence ATGGAAGTGAGGTACAAAACTAAAAAGCTGCAAAAGATATGTGAAAATTATAAGCTGGCACAAAAAGAGTTTGGTCAGGATATAGCTAAAAAACTTTTTCAAAGATTAAATGAGCTTAAGGCTGCCAAATCTTTATATGACATATCTTGTTTGCCAGCTACTGGTTTTCACAAGTTAGAAGGTTCTCGGAAAGGACAATATGCTGTGTATTTAGTTCATCCATTTAGGCTGGTTTTTACATCAATTTCACCTTCCGAAAATCAAACACAAAATGACATAGATTTAACAAAAATCATAATAATTCAAATTGAAGAGGTGATAGATTATCATGGCAAGGAAAAAAGATAA
- a CDS encoding HigA family addiction module antitoxin, which yields MARKKDKIEEELIAIPPGETIKENLKYLGMTQAEFAQRMGLSEKTVSEIINGIAPITYETALKLENVIGASAEFWMNLEANYQLAKARIAEKLKLKDEEKILSQIPYNEMSKLGWVSKTKSKEEKIKNLRNFFGVSSLNYIPQTLEVCFRKANNPRASCYALAAWIRKAEIEAHKIETKPFDKEKIYQLIPAIRELSKHPWEEIYPNLKNLCSECGIALVTLPHLKGTYVNGATKWLKKDKVLLALSYRYKFADVYWFSFFHELGHILKHNRKEVFIEGDEETAKCELEQEADNFAANTLIPYREYKKFISENKSFTKDKIIAFADSLNVHPCIVVGRLMHDKKISPWDFPELRPKII from the coding sequence ATGGCAAGGAAAAAAGATAAAATAGAAGAAGAGTTAATTGCTATTCCACCCGGTGAAACCATAAAAGAAAATCTTAAGTATTTAGGAATGACACAGGCTGAATTTGCCCAAAGGATGGGACTTTCAGAGAAAACTGTGAGTGAAATAATAAATGGTATTGCTCCAATAACTTATGAAACAGCACTTAAATTAGAAAATGTCATAGGTGCTTCTGCTGAATTTTGGATGAACTTAGAAGCTAATTATCAACTTGCTAAAGCAAGAATAGCTGAAAAACTAAAATTGAAGGATGAAGAAAAAATACTAAGCCAAATTCCGTATAATGAAATGTCAAAACTTGGTTGGGTGTCAAAAACCAAAAGCAAAGAAGAAAAAATAAAGAATCTTAGAAATTTTTTCGGTGTATCCTCTTTAAATTATATACCTCAAACATTAGAAGTCTGTTTTCGAAAAGCTAACAATCCGAGAGCTTCATGCTATGCTTTAGCGGCATGGATTAGGAAAGCTGAGATAGAAGCTCACAAAATAGAAACAAAGCCTTTTGATAAAGAAAAAATTTATCAGCTTATACCAGCTATAAGAGAGCTTTCAAAACATCCTTGGGAAGAAATTTATCCAAATTTAAAAAATCTCTGTTCAGAGTGTGGGATAGCATTGGTAACACTTCCCCATTTAAAAGGCACATATGTAAACGGTGCTACAAAGTGGCTTAAAAAAGACAAGGTTTTATTAGCTTTAAGTTATCGATATAAGTTTGCCGACGTATACTGGTTTTCATTTTTTCACGAGTTAGGACACATATTAAAACATAATAGAAAAGAGGTTTTTATTGAAGGTGATGAAGAAACTGCAAAATGCGAATTGGAACAGGAAGCTGATAATTTTGCTGCTAACACATTAATACCTTATAGAGAGTATAAAAAGTTTATATCCGAGAATAAATCATTTACAAAAGACAAAATAATTGCCTTTGCTGACTCTCTTAATGTTCATCCTTGCATTGTAGTAGGAAGATTAATGCACGACAAAAAAATTAGTCCTTGGGATTTTCCTGAATTGCGACCGAAAATTATTTAG
- a CDS encoding Uma2 family endonuclease codes for MEEKIPKLWTYADYLQLPEDARVELIDGVIFDMSPAPSRVHQKIVTELTITIGSFLRQNKKPCEIYTAPFDVVLIEEEQNENQAINVVQPDISIICDKRKLTERGCVGAPEMIIEVVSPNNLIHDYVRKLNLYTQFKVKEYWIVNPDNQTVLVYRLKDNEGLQAPESYTFNDKIKVSIFEDLIIDFAQIKEVL; via the coding sequence ATGGAAGAAAAAATTCCTAAGCTTTGGACATATGCGGACTATCTTCAGCTGCCAGAAGACGCAAGAGTAGAGCTAATTGATGGTGTAATCTTTGATATGAGCCCTGCACCATCAAGGGTGCACCAGAAGATAGTTACAGAGCTGACAATAACAATTGGTAGCTTTCTCCGACAAAACAAAAAACCATGTGAAATCTACACAGCTCCTTTTGATGTAGTCCTAATTGAGGAAGAACAAAATGAAAACCAAGCAATCAATGTTGTGCAGCCTGATATTTCAATTATTTGTGACAAGAGAAAACTCACTGAAAGAGGTTGCGTTGGAGCTCCTGAGATGATAATTGAAGTTGTCTCTCCTAATAATTTGATTCACGACTATGTAAGAAAACTAAACCTGTATACTCAATTTAAAGTTAAAGAATATTGGATTGTCAATCCTGACAACCAAACAGTTTTAGTTTATAGACTAAAAGATAATGAAGGGCTGCAAGCTCCAGAAAGTTACACTTTCAATGACAAAATAAAGGTTAGTATTTTTGAAGACCTTATAATAGACTTTGCTCAAATTAAAGAAGTGTTATAA
- a CDS encoding glycoside hydrolase family 11 protein, translated as MRLRKLLKVLLAVVMCVVLGNPFYAQAAITLTSNASDTYDSYYYELWKDSGNTTMTVDTGGRFSCRWSNINNALFRTGKKFSTTWNQLGTVKITYSATYNPNGNSYLCIYGWSRNPLVEFYIVESWGSWRPPGATSLGTVTIDGGTYEIYKTTRVNQPSIEGTETFVQYWSVRTSKRTGGTVTVTNHFKAWASKGLNLGTIDQITLCVEGYQSSGSANITQNTFSITK; from the coding sequence ATGAGGCTAAGGAAACTTTTAAAAGTACTGCTGGCTGTTGTAATGTGTGTTGTTCTTGGTAATCCATTTTATGCTCAAGCAGCTATAACACTTACGTCTAACGCAAGTGATACTTATGATAGTTACTACTATGAACTGTGGAAGGATTCTGGGAACACAACCATGACAGTTGACACAGGAGGAAGATTTAGTTGTCGATGGAGTAATATTAACAATGCGCTCTTCAGAACAGGTAAAAAATTCAGTACAACATGGAACCAGCTTGGAACAGTGAAGATAACATACTCTGCTACCTACAATCCAAATGGTAATTCGTATCTGTGTATCTATGGATGGTCAAGAAATCCATTGGTTGAGTTTTACATTGTTGAAAGTTGGGGAAGCTGGCGTCCGCCTGGGGCAACATCATTGGGTACTGTAACAATCGATGGAGGAACATATGAAATTTACAAGACAACTCGTGTTAATCAACCATCTATCGAAGGAACAGAGACGTTTGTTCAGTACTGGAGTGTTAGAACATCAAAAAGAACTGGTGGTACAGTTACTGTGACTAATCACTTCAAAGCATGGGCAAGTAAAGGATTGAATCTTGGTACAATTGATCAAATTACTCTTTGTGTTGAAGGTTACCAGAGCAGTGGGTCGGCTAATATAACGCAAAATACTTTCTCCATTACAAAATGA
- a CDS encoding alpha-glucosidase/alpha-galactosidase: protein MLNTTSEQQKQIDIAYIGGGSRGWAWRLMTDLALEKDLGGTVRLYDIDFEAAKTNEVIGNKLSNKPEVVGKWKYVAVESLDEALYGADFVIISILPGTFEEMYSDVHAPEKYGIYQSVGDTTGPGGLIRGLRTVPMYVEFAEAIKRNCPDAWVINYTNPMAICLKALYEVFPKIKAFGCCHEVFGTQELLTEVVKEFLGEEREISRREIKVNILGINHFTWFDKASYKTHDLFPLYKEFVNKYYEEGFEKTKGLWEKDYFASANRVKFDLFKRFGLIAAAGDRHLAEFVPYLYLTDRETVKKWKFNLTPIEWRIKHREELIELSKEYASGKKDVPLNPSGEEGVMQIKAILGLDTLVTNVNLPNRGQIPNLPPDAIVETNAVFTHDDVRPVYAGTLPPDLASIMTRHISNQELIVKAALEKDLNLAKRAFLNDPAIERLSQDKANELFNEMINNTKKYLTYLGI, encoded by the coding sequence ATGTTGAATACCACATCAGAACAACAGAAACAAATCGATATAGCATACATTGGTGGGGGGTCACGAGGCTGGGCATGGAGATTGATGACTGATTTAGCTTTAGAAAAGGACTTGGGTGGTACTGTGAGACTTTACGACATTGACTTTGAAGCTGCTAAAACAAATGAAGTAATAGGCAATAAACTGTCAAACAAACCTGAGGTAGTAGGGAAGTGGAAATATGTTGCTGTAGAGAGCTTAGATGAAGCTTTATATGGTGCAGATTTTGTTATCATTTCAATTTTGCCTGGAACTTTTGAAGAGATGTATTCAGATGTCCATGCTCCTGAGAAATATGGTATATACCAGTCTGTAGGTGACACGACAGGCCCCGGAGGTCTTATTAGAGGACTTAGAACTGTTCCTATGTATGTTGAATTTGCAGAAGCTATAAAGAGAAATTGTCCAGATGCTTGGGTTATCAATTATACAAATCCAATGGCTATATGCTTAAAAGCCCTATATGAGGTATTTCCTAAAATAAAAGCTTTTGGCTGCTGTCATGAAGTTTTTGGTACGCAGGAGCTTTTGACAGAGGTTGTAAAAGAATTTTTAGGAGAAGAAAGAGAAATCTCAAGAAGAGAAATTAAGGTTAACATTCTTGGTATAAATCATTTTACGTGGTTTGACAAAGCTTCATACAAAACTCATGATTTATTTCCTCTTTACAAAGAATTCGTGAACAAATACTATGAAGAAGGTTTTGAAAAAACAAAAGGATTGTGGGAAAAAGATTATTTTGCTTCTGCAAATAGAGTAAAGTTTGATTTGTTTAAGCGCTTTGGACTTATTGCAGCAGCAGGTGACAGGCACTTAGCTGAATTTGTCCCATATCTTTACCTTACTGATAGGGAAACAGTTAAAAAGTGGAAATTTAATTTGACACCTATTGAGTGGAGGATAAAGCATAGAGAAGAGTTAATTGAGCTTAGCAAAGAGTATGCATCGGGTAAAAAAGATGTTCCTTTGAATCCTTCCGGAGAAGAAGGTGTTATGCAAATAAAAGCAATTTTAGGATTAGATACTTTAGTTACAAATGTTAACTTACCTAACAGAGGACAAATACCAAATCTGCCGCCTGATGCTATTGTTGAAACAAATGCAGTGTTTACGCATGACGATGTACGTCCTGTTTATGCAGGCACTTTACCCCCTGATTTAGCAAGTATAATGACAAGGCATATCAGCAACCAAGAGCTAATTGTTAAAGCAGCTTTAGAAAAGGATTTGAATCTTGCAAAGAGAGCATTTTTGAATGACCCTGCAATTGAGCGTTTGAGCCAAGATAAGGCAAATGAGTTATTTAATGAGATGATAAATAATACTAAGAAGTATTTAACATATCTTGGGATATAA
- a CDS encoding extracellular solute-binding protein — translation MKNKRMFAILLTITFLFSVIILGLSFGKAATSKKLITITTHTTSSQPPAVTDLYKKKLREKFSIDLKTIYIPQSDFVTKMSLLFASNMAPDWIRTLRPEYNLNEWIAAGYLIGFTQDEIKKKWPNYLKIWTKEEWDYLYKVVRYSDGKVYSFHGKRIAPVDMAFLYRKEIFDRYNLKFPTTVNEFYKTCIFLRQKTGKVVYLHANPVAGQLSLWAFTGIFLMYGLPELAPRQISYVDQLTKKFVPFAFNQNNYRQALILINKLYKAGCIWKEYATATRDQLDKFRTQGQGIIMWAYPANIPTYNNLYRNTDKEYQLGMVEGYANSLSGKGIFLQEESFALCRWSRI, via the coding sequence ATGAAAAACAAAAGAATGTTTGCAATTTTATTAACAATTACTTTTTTGTTTTCTGTTATAATCTTAGGTTTATCGTTTGGAAAAGCAGCTACTTCAAAAAAGTTGATTACAATTACTACTCATACAACCTCGAGCCAACCACCTGCAGTCACGGATTTATATAAAAAGAAATTGAGAGAAAAATTTAGTATTGATTTGAAAACAATATATATCCCTCAAAGTGACTTTGTTACAAAAATGTCCTTACTTTTTGCAAGCAATATGGCACCTGATTGGATCAGGACATTAAGACCTGAATATAACTTAAATGAATGGATTGCGGCAGGATATTTGATTGGTTTTACCCAGGATGAGATAAAAAAGAAATGGCCAAACTACTTAAAAATATGGACAAAAGAGGAATGGGATTATCTTTATAAGGTTGTACGTTATAGTGATGGGAAGGTATATTCTTTCCATGGAAAGCGTATAGCACCAGTAGATATGGCTTTCTTATACAGAAAAGAGATATTCGATAGATATAATTTAAAATTTCCAACCACAGTTAATGAGTTTTATAAAACATGTATATTTTTAAGACAAAAAACAGGGAAAGTGGTTTATTTGCACGCAAATCCAGTAGCAGGACAGTTAAGTCTATGGGCATTTACAGGAATTTTTCTAATGTATGGTTTGCCTGAACTTGCACCAAGGCAGATTTCTTATGTAGACCAACTTACCAAGAAGTTTGTACCTTTTGCATTTAATCAAAACAACTATCGCCAAGCTCTAATTTTAATAAACAAGCTTTATAAAGCGGGCTGTATTTGGAAAGAATATGCAACAGCAACTCGTGACCAGTTAGACAAGTTCAGAACACAAGGTCAAGGAATAATTATGTGGGCTTATCCTGCTAATATTCCTACTTATAACAACCTCTATAGAAATACCGACAAAGAATACCAACTGGGTATGGTCGAAGGATATGCCAACAGCTTATCCGGGAAAGGCATATTTCTTCAAGAGGAATCCTTTGCACTTTGCAGATGGTCACGGATTTAA
- a CDS encoding carbohydrate ABC transporter permease yields MVKDNSLSTRILTLIVHTTMIFVLIITLYPVLNVFASSLSSADANNRGIVTIFPIGFTLDSYKMIFTAGTVPRAFKNSVVYTVVGTLINLILTTSFAYPLSRKNLPLKSFYTWLVITTMYFSGGLIPHFILVKNLGLYDTMWALILPGAIHTTNLIIMRTFFQNIPHELEESAYLDGANEFVIFTRIVLPLSKAALATVGLYYAVGHWNSWFNAMIFLSDQKNFLCSLF; encoded by the coding sequence ATGGTTAAAGATAATTCGCTATCAACCAGAATATTAACTCTAATTGTTCATACTACTATGATATTTGTGTTAATCATCACTTTATATCCTGTACTAAATGTATTTGCTTCATCTTTAAGCAGCGCAGATGCGAACAATAGAGGAATAGTTACAATTTTCCCAATCGGTTTTACGTTGGATTCATACAAGATGATATTTACAGCGGGGACTGTGCCTCGAGCATTTAAAAACTCAGTTGTTTATACTGTTGTAGGAACATTAATTAATCTTATATTGACAACTTCCTTTGCTTATCCGCTATCAAGAAAAAATTTGCCTCTAAAGTCCTTTTATACCTGGCTTGTTATCACAACTATGTATTTTTCAGGAGGGTTAATTCCACATTTTATATTAGTAAAAAATCTTGGACTATATGATACCATGTGGGCATTAATTTTACCAGGGGCAATTCATACTACTAACTTAATCATTATGAGAACATTCTTTCAAAATATTCCTCATGAATTGGAAGAATCTGCTTATCTTGATGGAGCAAATGAATTTGTAATATTTACAAGAATAGTTTTGCCACTTTCAAAAGCAGCACTTGCAACTGTAGGGCTTTATTATGCAGTTGGGCATTGGAATTCATGGTTTAATGCCATGATATTCCTAAGTGACCAAAAAAATTTCCTTTGCAGCTTGTTTTGA